One Saccharopolyspora erythraea NRRL 2338 genomic region harbors:
- a CDS encoding LysR substrate-binding domain-containing protein — MELRHLRYFTAVAETCHFGRAAERLHLAQPALSHAIRQLEAELGAPLFTRTTRQVRLTPAGEFLLGEARRVLGAVDDSVRGVRRIADGRGGLLRVGFTGTAAFSQLPRIARVVRRELPGVALEIHSDLLTPAQCDGLRAGDLDLGVLRPPARGDGIELHTIEVEPLILAVPADHRLAVEPELSVADLRAEDFVVYAGKDSVVNDAVLRSCQAAGFSPHREHEAAGTAVLLALVAGGLGVAVLPAPARALPLAGVVFRDLADAGSVELALAWRRDDDSALLRSVLDVLETALPAEPHPSEVRA; from the coding sequence ATGGAACTGCGTCACCTGCGCTACTTCACCGCGGTGGCCGAGACTTGCCACTTCGGCCGGGCCGCCGAGCGGCTGCACCTGGCGCAGCCGGCCCTCTCGCACGCCATCCGGCAGCTGGAGGCAGAGCTCGGCGCGCCCCTGTTCACCCGCACCACGCGCCAGGTGCGGCTCACGCCGGCCGGCGAGTTCCTCCTCGGCGAGGCGCGGCGGGTGCTCGGCGCGGTCGACGACAGCGTGCGCGGCGTGCGCCGCATCGCCGACGGCCGCGGCGGCCTGCTCCGGGTCGGCTTCACCGGCACCGCGGCGTTCTCACAGCTGCCCAGGATCGCCCGCGTGGTCAGGCGCGAGCTGCCCGGTGTCGCGCTGGAGATCCACTCGGACCTGCTCACCCCCGCCCAGTGCGACGGGCTGCGCGCCGGCGACCTCGACCTCGGCGTGCTGCGCCCGCCCGCACGGGGCGACGGCATCGAGCTGCACACGATCGAGGTCGAGCCGCTGATCCTGGCCGTACCCGCCGACCACCGGCTCGCGGTCGAACCGGAGCTGTCCGTGGCCGACCTCAGAGCCGAGGACTTCGTCGTCTACGCCGGCAAGGACTCGGTGGTCAACGACGCGGTGCTGCGCAGCTGCCAGGCCGCGGGCTTCAGCCCGCACCGCGAGCACGAGGCGGCGGGCACCGCCGTGCTGCTCGCACTGGTCGCCGGCGGCCTCGGCGTCGCGGTCCTGCCCGCGCCGGCCCGCGCGCTGCCGCTGGCCGGGGTCGTGTTCCGCGACCTCGCCGACGCCGGCAGCGTCGAGCTCGCACTCGCCTGGCGGCGCGACGACGACTCCGCACTCCTCCGGTCGGTCCTCGACGTCCTCGAGACCGCCCTGCCCGCCGAACCGCACCCCAGCGAGGTCCGAGCATGA
- a CDS encoding mandelate racemase/muconate lactonizing enzyme family protein, whose protein sequence is MKITGIEAIPFAIPYRKPLRFASGEVHAAEHVLVRVHTDDGVVGVAEAPPRPFTYGETQAGVAAVIEKIFAPQLVGLSLLERETMAARLARTVGNPAAKAAIDMAVWDALGRTLDVQVTELLGGYTDRMRVSHMLGFDEPAAMVAEAERMRAGHGITTFKVKVGRRPVALDTAVVRALRDGLGDDVELYVDGNRGWTAAESAVAMKEMADLGLLFAEELCPADDVLGRRWLVSQLDVPFIADESAVTPADVTREVLAGSATAVSVKTARTGFTRSQRVHHLAEGLGLEVVMGNQIDGQLGSVCTVAFGAAYRLTSRRAGELSNFLDMSDDLLTEPLDIRDGELAIRPGAGLGVDIDPAKLEHYRQDA, encoded by the coding sequence ATGAAGATCACCGGCATCGAGGCGATCCCCTTCGCCATCCCCTATCGCAAGCCGCTCAGGTTCGCCTCGGGCGAGGTGCACGCCGCCGAGCACGTGCTCGTCCGGGTGCACACCGACGACGGGGTCGTGGGGGTGGCCGAGGCACCGCCCCGGCCGTTCACCTACGGCGAGACCCAGGCCGGGGTGGCCGCGGTGATCGAGAAGATCTTCGCGCCCCAGCTCGTGGGGCTGAGCCTGCTCGAACGCGAGACCATGGCGGCCCGGCTGGCCCGCACGGTGGGCAACCCGGCCGCCAAGGCCGCGATCGACATGGCCGTGTGGGACGCGCTGGGCCGCACCCTGGACGTGCAGGTCACCGAGCTGCTCGGCGGCTACACCGACCGGATGCGCGTCTCGCACATGCTCGGCTTCGACGAGCCCGCCGCCATGGTCGCCGAGGCGGAGCGGATGCGCGCCGGCCACGGCATCACCACGTTCAAGGTGAAGGTCGGGCGCCGCCCGGTCGCCCTGGACACCGCGGTGGTGCGGGCACTGCGCGACGGGCTCGGCGACGACGTCGAGCTCTACGTCGACGGCAACCGCGGCTGGACCGCCGCGGAGTCGGCGGTGGCGATGAAGGAGATGGCCGACCTCGGCCTGCTCTTCGCCGAAGAGCTGTGCCCGGCCGACGACGTGCTGGGGCGGCGCTGGCTGGTGTCGCAGCTCGACGTGCCGTTCATCGCCGACGAGTCCGCCGTCACCCCGGCCGACGTGACGCGGGAGGTGCTGGCCGGCTCGGCGACCGCGGTCAGCGTCAAGACCGCGCGCACCGGCTTCACCCGCTCGCAGCGCGTGCACCACCTCGCCGAGGGCCTCGGCCTGGAAGTCGTGATGGGCAACCAGATCGACGGCCAGCTGGGGTCGGTCTGCACGGTCGCGTTCGGGGCGGCCTACCGGCTCACGTCCCGGCGCGCGGGCGAGCTGTCCAACTTCCTCGACATGAGCGACGACCTGCTCACCGAGCCGCTGGACATCCGCGACGGCGAGCTGGCCATCCGCCCGGGTGCCGGGCTCGGGGTCGACATCGACCCCGCGAAGCTCGAGCACTACCGCCAGGACGCCTGA